In Malus sylvestris chromosome 15, drMalSylv7.2, whole genome shotgun sequence, a single genomic region encodes these proteins:
- the LOC126604332 gene encoding glycosyltransferase BC10-like isoform X1, whose product MRGSVLPSVQMKKSLAWRPQLMRDIMIMSKSRPRPALRRPTWIIALVLFICVFLILAYFYPPKNSAACYLFSSSGCSMFGRTPPGPARELTDDETASEVVVREILKTPPLQSKNPKIAFMFLTPGTLPFEELWENFFQGHEDKFTVYVHASKQKPVHVSRYFADRDIHSEQMPLIINSQVVWGKFSMVEAEKRLLANALLDPDNQHFVLLSDSCIPLHNFDYVYNYLMYTNVSFIDCFVDPGPHGTGRYSEHMLPEVEKRDFRKGSQWFSMKRLHAIVMMADSLYYTKFKLYCRPNMDGRNCYSDEHYLPTFFNMKDPGGLANWSVTYVDWSEGKWHPRAFRTQDVTYDLLRNITSIAESTHITSEDKKQMLTTPCLWNGMKRPCFLFARKFYPETLGKLVQLFSNYTKV is encoded by the exons ATGAGAGGTTCCGTGTTGCCTTCGGTCCAGATGAAAAAGTCATTAGCATGGCGGCCGCAGCTGATGAGAGATATCATGATCATGTCTAAGTCAAGGCCGCGTCCAGCTTTGAGAAGACCAACGTGGATTATTGCATTGGTTTTATTCATCTGTGTTTTTCTGATCCTTGCATACTTCTACCCTCCGAAAAACTCTGCCGCCTGCTATCTGTTTTCTTCTAGTGGTTGCAGTATGTTTGGAAGGACTCCTCCTGGCCCTGCAAGGGAGCTGACCGATGATGAGACTGCGTCCGAGGTTGTGGTTAGGGAAATTCTCAAGACACCTCCTCTTCAATCGAAGAACCCGAAAATTGCTTTCATGTTTTTAACCCCCGGAACTTTACCTTTCGAGGAGTTGTGGGAAAATTTCTTCCAA GGCCACGAAGACAAATTTACCGTCTATGTACATGCATCAAAGCAAAAGCCAGTACATGTGAGCCGGTATTTTGCTGACAGAGACATACATAGTGAACAG ATGCCATTAATAATAAATTCTCAGGTCGTTTGGGGAAAATTTTCGATGGTTGAGGCAGAGAAGAGACTTTTGGCAAATGCACTTTTAGACCCTGACAACCAACATTTTGTTTTGCTGTCTGATAG TTGCATACCACTGCATAACTTCGATTATGTATATAACTATCTCATGTACACCAACGTCAGCTTTATCGATtg TTTTGTGGATCCTGGTCCACATGGAACTGGCCGGTATTCAGAACATATGTTGCCTGAAGTTGAAAAGAGGGATTTCCGGAAGGGTTCACAG TGGTTCTCTATGAAGCGGCTACACGCAATTGTCATGATGGCAGACAGTCTATACTATACAAAGTTCAAGCTTTACTGCAGG CCAAACATGGACGGGCGTAACTGCTATTCGGATGAGCATTACCTGCCAACCTTCTTTAAT ATGAAAGATCCTGGTGGACTCGCGAACTGGTCTGTAACATATGTCGATTGGTCTGAAGGGAAGTGGCATCCGAGAGCGTTCAGAACTCAGGATGTTACTTATGACCTCCTTAGGAACATCACG TCCATTGCTGAGAGCACGCATATTACAAGCGAAGACAAG AAGCAAATGCTGACCACACCGTGCTTGTGGAACGGGATGAAGCGACCGTGTTTTCTATTTGCCCGAAAGTTTTATCCAGAAACACTGGGGAAACTGGTTCAGCTTTTCTCCAATTACACAAAAGTCTaa
- the LOC126604332 gene encoding glycosyltransferase BC10-like isoform X3: MKKSLAWRPQLMRDIMIMSKSRPRPALRRPTWIIALVLFICVFLILAYFYPPKNSAACYLFSSSGCSMFGRTPPGPARELTDDETASEVVVREILKTPPLQSKNPKIAFMFLTPGTLPFEELWENFFQGHEDKFTVYVHASKQKPVHVSRYFADRDIHSEQMPLIINSQVVWGKFSMVEAEKRLLANALLDPDNQHFVLLSDSCIPLHNFDYVYNYLMYTNVSFIDCFVDPGPHGTGRYSEHMLPEVEKRDFRKGSQWFSMKRLHAIVMMADSLYYTKFKLYCRPNMDGRNCYSDEHYLPTFFNMKDPGGLANWSVTYVDWSEGKWHPRAFRTQDVTYDLLRNITSIAESTHITSEDKKQMLTTPCLWNGMKRPCFLFARKFYPETLGKLVQLFSNYTKV; encoded by the exons ATGAAAAAGTCATTAGCATGGCGGCCGCAGCTGATGAGAGATATCATGATCATGTCTAAGTCAAGGCCGCGTCCAGCTTTGAGAAGACCAACGTGGATTATTGCATTGGTTTTATTCATCTGTGTTTTTCTGATCCTTGCATACTTCTACCCTCCGAAAAACTCTGCCGCCTGCTATCTGTTTTCTTCTAGTGGTTGCAGTATGTTTGGAAGGACTCCTCCTGGCCCTGCAAGGGAGCTGACCGATGATGAGACTGCGTCCGAGGTTGTGGTTAGGGAAATTCTCAAGACACCTCCTCTTCAATCGAAGAACCCGAAAATTGCTTTCATGTTTTTAACCCCCGGAACTTTACCTTTCGAGGAGTTGTGGGAAAATTTCTTCCAA GGCCACGAAGACAAATTTACCGTCTATGTACATGCATCAAAGCAAAAGCCAGTACATGTGAGCCGGTATTTTGCTGACAGAGACATACATAGTGAACAG ATGCCATTAATAATAAATTCTCAGGTCGTTTGGGGAAAATTTTCGATGGTTGAGGCAGAGAAGAGACTTTTGGCAAATGCACTTTTAGACCCTGACAACCAACATTTTGTTTTGCTGTCTGATAG TTGCATACCACTGCATAACTTCGATTATGTATATAACTATCTCATGTACACCAACGTCAGCTTTATCGATtg TTTTGTGGATCCTGGTCCACATGGAACTGGCCGGTATTCAGAACATATGTTGCCTGAAGTTGAAAAGAGGGATTTCCGGAAGGGTTCACAG TGGTTCTCTATGAAGCGGCTACACGCAATTGTCATGATGGCAGACAGTCTATACTATACAAAGTTCAAGCTTTACTGCAGG CCAAACATGGACGGGCGTAACTGCTATTCGGATGAGCATTACCTGCCAACCTTCTTTAAT ATGAAAGATCCTGGTGGACTCGCGAACTGGTCTGTAACATATGTCGATTGGTCTGAAGGGAAGTGGCATCCGAGAGCGTTCAGAACTCAGGATGTTACTTATGACCTCCTTAGGAACATCACG TCCATTGCTGAGAGCACGCATATTACAAGCGAAGACAAG AAGCAAATGCTGACCACACCGTGCTTGTGGAACGGGATGAAGCGACCGTGTTTTCTATTTGCCCGAAAGTTTTATCCAGAAACACTGGGGAAACTGGTTCAGCTTTTCTCCAATTACACAAAAGTCTaa
- the LOC126604332 gene encoding glycosyltransferase BC10-like isoform X2 — protein MRGSVLPSVQMKKSLAWRPQLMRDIMIMSKSRPRPALRRPTWIIALVLFICVFLILAYFYPPKNSAACYLFSSSGCSMFGRTPPGPARELTDDETASEVVVREILKTPPLQSKNPKIAFMFLTPGTLPFEELWENFFQGHEDKFTVYVHASKQKPVHVSRYFADRDIHSEQVVWGKFSMVEAEKRLLANALLDPDNQHFVLLSDSCIPLHNFDYVYNYLMYTNVSFIDCFVDPGPHGTGRYSEHMLPEVEKRDFRKGSQWFSMKRLHAIVMMADSLYYTKFKLYCRPNMDGRNCYSDEHYLPTFFNMKDPGGLANWSVTYVDWSEGKWHPRAFRTQDVTYDLLRNITSIAESTHITSEDKKQMLTTPCLWNGMKRPCFLFARKFYPETLGKLVQLFSNYTKV, from the exons ATGAGAGGTTCCGTGTTGCCTTCGGTCCAGATGAAAAAGTCATTAGCATGGCGGCCGCAGCTGATGAGAGATATCATGATCATGTCTAAGTCAAGGCCGCGTCCAGCTTTGAGAAGACCAACGTGGATTATTGCATTGGTTTTATTCATCTGTGTTTTTCTGATCCTTGCATACTTCTACCCTCCGAAAAACTCTGCCGCCTGCTATCTGTTTTCTTCTAGTGGTTGCAGTATGTTTGGAAGGACTCCTCCTGGCCCTGCAAGGGAGCTGACCGATGATGAGACTGCGTCCGAGGTTGTGGTTAGGGAAATTCTCAAGACACCTCCTCTTCAATCGAAGAACCCGAAAATTGCTTTCATGTTTTTAACCCCCGGAACTTTACCTTTCGAGGAGTTGTGGGAAAATTTCTTCCAA GGCCACGAAGACAAATTTACCGTCTATGTACATGCATCAAAGCAAAAGCCAGTACATGTGAGCCGGTATTTTGCTGACAGAGACATACATAGTGAACAG GTCGTTTGGGGAAAATTTTCGATGGTTGAGGCAGAGAAGAGACTTTTGGCAAATGCACTTTTAGACCCTGACAACCAACATTTTGTTTTGCTGTCTGATAG TTGCATACCACTGCATAACTTCGATTATGTATATAACTATCTCATGTACACCAACGTCAGCTTTATCGATtg TTTTGTGGATCCTGGTCCACATGGAACTGGCCGGTATTCAGAACATATGTTGCCTGAAGTTGAAAAGAGGGATTTCCGGAAGGGTTCACAG TGGTTCTCTATGAAGCGGCTACACGCAATTGTCATGATGGCAGACAGTCTATACTATACAAAGTTCAAGCTTTACTGCAGG CCAAACATGGACGGGCGTAACTGCTATTCGGATGAGCATTACCTGCCAACCTTCTTTAAT ATGAAAGATCCTGGTGGACTCGCGAACTGGTCTGTAACATATGTCGATTGGTCTGAAGGGAAGTGGCATCCGAGAGCGTTCAGAACTCAGGATGTTACTTATGACCTCCTTAGGAACATCACG TCCATTGCTGAGAGCACGCATATTACAAGCGAAGACAAG AAGCAAATGCTGACCACACCGTGCTTGTGGAACGGGATGAAGCGACCGTGTTTTCTATTTGCCCGAAAGTTTTATCCAGAAACACTGGGGAAACTGGTTCAGCTTTTCTCCAATTACACAAAAGTCTaa
- the LOC126604336 gene encoding probable plastid-lipid-associated protein 8, chloroplastic, with product MAAAVASSLALSAFTLRGGADPSKPKFLNLCSKPTNLALTVAPQSHSCRRNSLRILASVSVSDPGVRTGPEELSASILSKVTNSDRGVLLKEEQQKEVAKEAEELQNYCVSEPVKCPLIFGDWDVVYCSVPTSPGGGYRSTLGRLFFKTKEMIQVIEAPDIVKNKVSFSVFGFLDGEVSLTGKLKALDDKWIQVIFEPPELKVGALDFRYGGESEVKLQITYIDDKVRLGKGSRGSLFVFQRRGSST from the exons ATGGCCGCTGCCGTAGCCTCATCACTAGCCCTGTCAGCCTTCACCCTCAGAGGAGGCGCCGATCCCTCGAAACCCAAATTCCTCAACCTTTGCTCAAAGCCCACAAATTTGGCTTTGACCGTTGCACCCCAATCTCACAGTTGTCGGCGCAACTCTTTGAGAATATTGGCCTCTGTTTCCGTCTCCGATCCTGGAGTTCGTACCGGTCCCGAAGAGCTCTCTGCGTCTATTCTTTCCAAG GTGACAAATTCGGATAGAGGAGTTCTGCTGAAAGAGGAACAACAAAAAGAGGTAGCTAAGGAGGCTGAAGAATTGCAGAACTACTGTGTTAGCGAACCAGTGAAATGCCCTCTCATTTTCGGAG ACTGGGATGTGGTGTACTGCTCAGTGCCAACATCACCCGGGGGTGGCTACAGAAGTACGTTGGGGCgccttttttttaaaacaaaggaGATGATTCAAGTTATTGAAGCTCCTGACATTGTCAAGAACAAAGTCTCCTTCTCCGTTTTCGGGTTCCTGGATGGAGAAGTCTCTTTAACAG GAAAGTTGAAGGCTCTGGATGATAAGTGGATCCAAGTTATATTTGAGCCCCCAGAACTGAAGGTTGGAGCCTTGGATTTCAGGTACGGCGGTGAAAGCGAGGTTAAACTCCAGATTACATACATAGATGACAAGGTCAGGTTGGGGAAGGGCTCTAGAGGCTCTCTATTTGTTTTCCAGAGACGCGGTAGTTCCACCTAA
- the LOC126604338 gene encoding uncharacterized protein LOC126604338, with translation MSAFDNVVVGKLKLKGKALDVKGGAISKKKKKKQSAFDHQLSEASTGGEAVTDDAENEGGIGTMQAAASAYGHLTPAERRYLEQTERIQRQRLSKIARKSHRDRVQEFNQYLANLSEHYDIPKVGPG, from the exons ATGTCTGCGTTCGATAACGTGGTTGTAGGGAAGCTGAAGCTGAAAGGCAAAGCCTTGGACGTCAAAGGCGGTGCGatttcaaagaagaagaagaagaaacagagcGCATTTGATCACCAATTGTCTGAGGCCTCCACAG GTGGAGAAGCAGTGACAGATGATGCTGAGAACGAAGGCGGCATTGGCACGATGCAGGCTGCTGCTTCTGCTTATGGTCATCTGACACCGGCGGAGAGGCGGTACCTCGAGCAGACAGAGAGGATTCAACGCCAGAGGCTTTCCAAGATTGCTCGAAAATCGCACCGCGATCGGGTTCAGGAATTCAATCAGTATCTGGCTAATCTGAGTGAGCATTATGACATTCCTAAAGTAGGCCCTGGTTAA
- the LOC126604337 gene encoding putative RNA methyltransferase At5g10620 isoform X1, translating to MEMFTFLSRICNAIAVSLFRVFVVMVVFVQLLEPHVVFFVFLSVEMVVMLSARLHIVTSALPSGRDCKYTGQAVRALPIRIISVGKKRSQGVQLVVDEYIEKLKLYCSVDDVHIRNNPKNAHDSKAQVDHEDSAVMDLIRSDDWVVLLDEHGKDIGSEQMAELVGDAGNTGASRLSFCVGGPYGHGKRLRERADVSIKLSSMVLNHQIALVVLVEQLYRSWTILKGQNYHR from the exons ATGGAAATGTTCACATTTCTCAGTAGAATTTGTAATGCAATTGCAGTGTCCCTTTTTCGTGTTTTCGTTGTCATGGTGGTTTTTGTACAATTGTTGGAGCCACATGTAGTATTCTTTGTCTTTCTTTCAGTTGAAATGGTTGTCATGCTTAGTGCCCGTCTCCACATCGTTACCTCTGCTCTTCCTTCAG GTAGAGATTGTAAATACACAGGTCAAGCAGTG AGAGCACTTCCTATACGCATAATATCAGTAGGGAAGAAGAGATCACAAGGTGTACAACTCGTAGTGGATGAGTACATTGAAAAGCTTAAGCTCTACTGCAGCGTTGATGATGTTCACATACGGAACAACCCTAAAAATGCACA TGATTCGAAGGCTCAGGTTGATCATGAAGACAGTGCAGTCATGGACCTTATAAGGTCCGATGATTGG GTCGTGCTGTTGGATGAGCATGGGAAGGACATAGGGTCGGAGCAGATGGCAGAGTTGGTGGGGGATGCAGGGAATACA GGAGCTTCAAGACTATCCTTCTGCGTCGGTGGACCTTACGGCCATGGAAAACGATTGCGAGAACGTGCTGATGTTTCTATCAAGTTGTCTTCTATGGTTTTAAACCATCAAATTGCATTAGTTGTTCTTGTAGAACAACTTTATAG GTCATGGACTATTCTGAAAGGACAGAACTATCATCGGTAG
- the LOC126604337 gene encoding putative RNA methyltransferase At5g10620 isoform X2, with amino-acid sequence MVVFVQLLEPHVVFFVFLSVEMVVMLSARLHIVTSALPSGRDCKYTGQAVRALPIRIISVGKKRSQGVQLVVDEYIEKLKLYCSVDDVHIRNNPKNAHDSKAQVDHEDSAVMDLIRSDDWVVLLDEHGKDIGSEQMAELVGDAGNTGASRLSFCVGGPYGHGKRLRERADVSIKLSSMVLNHQIALVVLVEQLYRSWTILKGQNYHR; translated from the exons ATGGTGGTTTTTGTACAATTGTTGGAGCCACATGTAGTATTCTTTGTCTTTCTTTCAGTTGAAATGGTTGTCATGCTTAGTGCCCGTCTCCACATCGTTACCTCTGCTCTTCCTTCAG GTAGAGATTGTAAATACACAGGTCAAGCAGTG AGAGCACTTCCTATACGCATAATATCAGTAGGGAAGAAGAGATCACAAGGTGTACAACTCGTAGTGGATGAGTACATTGAAAAGCTTAAGCTCTACTGCAGCGTTGATGATGTTCACATACGGAACAACCCTAAAAATGCACA TGATTCGAAGGCTCAGGTTGATCATGAAGACAGTGCAGTCATGGACCTTATAAGGTCCGATGATTGG GTCGTGCTGTTGGATGAGCATGGGAAGGACATAGGGTCGGAGCAGATGGCAGAGTTGGTGGGGGATGCAGGGAATACA GGAGCTTCAAGACTATCCTTCTGCGTCGGTGGACCTTACGGCCATGGAAAACGATTGCGAGAACGTGCTGATGTTTCTATCAAGTTGTCTTCTATGGTTTTAAACCATCAAATTGCATTAGTTGTTCTTGTAGAACAACTTTATAG GTCATGGACTATTCTGAAAGGACAGAACTATCATCGGTAG
- the LOC126604337 gene encoding putative RNA methyltransferase At5g10620 isoform X3, whose product MVVMLSARLHIVTSALPSGRDCKYTGQAVRALPIRIISVGKKRSQGVQLVVDEYIEKLKLYCSVDDVHIRNNPKNAHDSKAQVDHEDSAVMDLIRSDDWVVLLDEHGKDIGSEQMAELVGDAGNTGASRLSFCVGGPYGHGKRLRERADVSIKLSSMVLNHQIALVVLVEQLYRSWTILKGQNYHR is encoded by the exons ATGGTTGTCATGCTTAGTGCCCGTCTCCACATCGTTACCTCTGCTCTTCCTTCAG GTAGAGATTGTAAATACACAGGTCAAGCAGTG AGAGCACTTCCTATACGCATAATATCAGTAGGGAAGAAGAGATCACAAGGTGTACAACTCGTAGTGGATGAGTACATTGAAAAGCTTAAGCTCTACTGCAGCGTTGATGATGTTCACATACGGAACAACCCTAAAAATGCACA TGATTCGAAGGCTCAGGTTGATCATGAAGACAGTGCAGTCATGGACCTTATAAGGTCCGATGATTGG GTCGTGCTGTTGGATGAGCATGGGAAGGACATAGGGTCGGAGCAGATGGCAGAGTTGGTGGGGGATGCAGGGAATACA GGAGCTTCAAGACTATCCTTCTGCGTCGGTGGACCTTACGGCCATGGAAAACGATTGCGAGAACGTGCTGATGTTTCTATCAAGTTGTCTTCTATGGTTTTAAACCATCAAATTGCATTAGTTGTTCTTGTAGAACAACTTTATAG GTCATGGACTATTCTGAAAGGACAGAACTATCATCGGTAG
- the LOC126604333 gene encoding cryptochrome DASH, chloroplastic/mitochondrial: MAYLHSWLAPHCLKKLIIRPLFPNPKPTISTERLNLFRPMSSSSSSKPESPAAVSQVPGLDPVEMERVADQTLQRYSASSSAKRNGRGVAVVWFRNDLRLLDNEALYKAWVSSQEVLAVYCVDPRIFGSTHYFGFPKTGALRAQFLIECLADLKKNLMKRGLNLLIQHGKPEEILPDLAKAFGAHTVYAQKETCSEELNVERLVSKGLQRVALPSSSVESSKPGSVNNPKLQLIWGTTMYHIDDLPFDTSSLPDVYTQFRKSVEAKCTVRGCIKIPASLGPPPSVEDWGCVPSLDQFGLQSSIVSKGMKFVGGESAALGRVHEYFWKKDLVKIYKHTRNGMLGPDYSTKFSPWLASGSLSPRFIYEEVKRYEKEREANDSTYWVLFELIWRDYFRFLSAKCGNSLFHLGGPRKVEHRWSQEKTLFESWRDGHTGYPLIDANMKELSTTGFMSNRGRQIVCSFLVRDMGIDWRMGAEWFETCLLDYDPCSNYGNWTYGAGVGNDPREDRYFSIPKQAQNYDPDGEYVAYWLPQLRSLPKDRRNFPGMAYIKPVVPLKFGNAGSRHQNQDRGSAAGGANFGGRQPRGQRR, from the exons ATGGCATATCTTCACTCCTGGCTCGCACCCCACTGTCTGAAAAAGCTCATCATTCGCCCATTATtcccaaatccaaaacccacGATTTCAACCGAAAGACTCAATCTTTTCCGACCCATGAGTTCCTCCTCCAGCTCCAAACCCGAATCGCCCGCCGCGGTCTCCCAGGTTCCGGGTCTGGACCCGGTGGAAATGGAGCGAGTTGCGGACCAAACGCTGCAGAGGTACTCGGCCTCCTCCTCTGCCAAGAGAAACGGCAGAGGTGTGGCCGTCGTTTGGTTCAGGAACGACCTCAGATTGCTGGACAATGAGGCTCTTTACAAAGCTTGGGTTTCGTCCCAGGAGGTTCTGGCTGTCTATTGTGTTGATCCTAGGATTTTTGGTTCTACCCATTACTTTGGTTTTCCCAAAACTGGAG CGTTGCGAGCACAATTTCTGATCGAGTGTTTGGCTGACTTGAAGAAGAATCTGATGAAGCGAGGTCTTAACTTGCTAATTCAACATGGGAAGCCCGAGGAGATTCTCCCTGATCTTGCAAAAGCTTTTGGAGCTCACACA GTATATGCCCAAAAAGAAACTTGCAGTGAGGAGTTAAATGTCGAAAGATTGGTCAGCAAAGGTTTGCAACGAGTGGCGTTGCCATCATCTTCAGTGGAATCCTCTAAGCCCGGTTCTGTAAACAATCCTAAGTTACAACTTATTTGGGGCaccactatgtaccatatagaCGACCTCCCGTTTGATACCAGCAGCCTACCGGACGTGTATACTCAATTTCGCAAG TCTGTTGAAGCCAAATGCACAGTTCGTGGCTGCATCAAAATTCCAGCTTCTCTTGGTCCACCCCCTAGTGTTGAAGACTGGGGATGTGTTCCTTCATTAGATCAGTTTGGACTTCAATCTTCAATT GTAAGTAAAGGAATGAAGTTTGTCGGGGGCGAAAGTGCCGCATTGGGCAGAGTGCACGAGTATTTCTGGAAGAAG GATTTGGTAAAGATATATAAACACACCAGAAACGGAATGTTAGGACCTGATTATTCAACAAAATTTTCTCCATGGCTTGCTTCCGGAAGCCTTTCTCCCCGTTTCATATATGAAGAG GTGAAGAGGTatgaaaaagaaagggaagCAAATGATTCCACATACTG GGTATTGTTTGAACTGATATGGAGGGATTACTTCAGGTTTCTATCAGCAAAATGCGGGAATTCCCTTTTCCATTTGG GTGGCCCAAGAAAGGTGGAGCATAGATGGAGCCAGGAAAAGACTTTATTTGAATCCTGGAGAGATGGTCATACGGG GTATCCACTTATAGACGCTAATATGAAGGAGCTGTCGACCACTGGATTCATGTCAAATCGAGGAAGGCAG ATTGTATGTTCCTTTCTAGTTCGTGATATGGGCATTGACTGGCGCATGGGAGCTGAATGGTTCGAGACATGTCTTTTGGATTATGACCCTTGTTCCAATTATGGGAATTGGACCTATGGAGCAG GTGTTGGAAATGACCCCAGAGAAGATCGTTACTTCAGTATTCCGAAACAA GCGCAGAATTATGATCCTGATGGCGAGTATGTGGCATATTGGCTTCCGCAATTACGATCGCTTCCGAAAGATAGACGGAACTTTCCCGGAATGGCATATATCAAGCCGGTTGTACCTCTCAAGTTTGGAAATGCCGGTAGTAGGCACCAGAACCAGGACAGGGGCTCGGCTGCTGGAGGCGCAAATTTTGGAGGAAGACAGCCACGGGGGCAAAGGAGATAA
- the LOC126604335 gene encoding uncharacterized protein At2g24330-like, with product MAEDKAVGGEGNKKDAAAAAAAPAVAKKKRQGILSRMFSGIFRLHGDDFEKRLQYISKEEATVLARMQRRSITWRRMARNLILFSVFFEVIAIAYAIVTTRATDLDWKMRTFRILPMFLLPAISSVTYSAFMSFTKMRDRKDTKTLERLRAERQAKIDELKERTNYYSTQQLIQRYDPDPAAKAAAATVLASKLGTDSGLKFFVGDETKGNVSTGKSHDVELVHSGELRNRKPVHTRSNSTGSVPLNPLEEETPRSARSDGAQTSEYNQLVVSHHNPQGSSPQDGGWIARIAALLVGEDPTQSYALICGNCHMHNGLAKKEDFPYITYFCPHCHALNQPKHLEGSTSGSNTPSLGNLGAGVIGEPTKQASDSLDDSVLTSTSPVKAGSEIEEVTEGPALADTVRLEKHE from the exons ATGGCGGAGGATAAAGCCGTCGGAGGAGAAGGCAACAAGAAGGACGCTGCTGCGGCGGCTGCAGCGCCTGCGGTTGCGAAGAAGAAGCGCCAGGGAATTTTGTCCAGAATGTTCAGTGGGATCTTCCGACTACACGGCGACGATTTCGAGAAGCGGCTTCAGTACATTTCGAAAGAGGAAGCCACTGTCCTCGCTAGAATGCAGAGGCGGTCCATTACTTGGAGGCGCATGGCCAGAAATCTCATTCTCTTCTCCGTCTTCTTTGAG GTTATTGCAATTGCTTATGCTATAGTAACGACGAGAGCGACGGATTTAGATTGGAAGATGAGGACATTTCGTATTCTGCCCATGTTTCTTTTGCCTGCTATATCTTCTGTTACTTATTCAGCGTTTATGAGCTTCACAAAGATGC GAGATCGCAAGGACACCAAAACCCTGGAAAGGCTTCGGGCTGAAAGGCAAGCAAAAATTGATGAACTTAAAGAGAGGACGAATTATTACAGTACTCAACAACTGATTCAG AGATATGATCCTGACCCAGCAGCAAAGGCAGCTGCTGCAACTGTCCTGGCATCAAAGCTGGGTACAGATTCAGGCTTGAAGTTTTTTGTGGGAGATGAAACTAAGGGTAATGTCTCAACAGGGAAAAGCCATGATGTTGAACTTGTCCATTCTGGTGAACTTCGAAACCGTAAACCAGTACACACCAGATCTAATAGTACAGGGAGTGTTCCACTGAATCCTCTTGAAGAAGAGACACCTCGTTCTGCAAGGTCCGACGGTGCTCAGACTTCTGAGTATAATCAGCTAGTTGTTAGTCATCATAATCCTCAAGGATCATCTCCACAGGATGGAGGATGGATTGCTCGGATTGCAGCATTACTTGTGGGTGAGGATCCAACACAGTCTTATGCGCTCATATGTGGCAACTGTCATATGCACAATG GGCTTGCTAAGAAGGAAGATTTCCCTTACATCACTTATTTTTGCCCGCACTGTCACGCCTTAAATCAGCCAAAACATCTGGAAGGGAGTACTTCTGGTTCTAACACCCCTAGTTTGGGCAATTTGGGAGCAGGGGTCATCGGTGAGCCGACAAAGCAAGCAAGTGATTCCCTGGATGACAGTGTACTCACAAGTACCAGCCCGGTCAAAGCTGGTTCAGAGATTGAGGAAGTAACCGAAGGGCCTGCATTGGCCGATACAGTTCGTTTAGAAAAACATGAGTAG